Proteins encoded by one window of Vanacampus margaritifer isolate UIUO_Vmar chromosome 17, RoL_Vmar_1.0, whole genome shotgun sequence:
- the irx1b gene encoding iroquois-class homeodomain protein IRX-1b: MAFPQLGYPQFLNAAHEVYAGERPASSREGSGESGVSSSATAAAVGSMLGMYGSPWAAPNYSAFLPYSGAPDLALISQMGSQYELKDSPSPHPGSLPVHAAQGFYPYGQYPYGDPSRAKTATRETTSTLKAWLQEHQKNPYPTKGEKIMLAIITRMTLTQVSTWFANARRRLKKENKVTWGRSAEDRDGRIFSSDNEDEPGKNGSDDDEDEEIDLETVDIERPEEPRAAAEQGCRKGEKESDVAGREASPEPRSTESTRTLSADAAISLNKAAPAVKLADRSPGGQECQRPPQSKPKIWSLAETATAPDSSHKSSHAAAHAHHPALASAAGHPALLPGHGIYTCQIGKLHNWANAAFLNANSLLNMRSLLGGAQAGHLPLRGPAPPARHDAHGHGTSGTEDDSDGDSSGSLSPKRHDDDSDHRPDSLKSPFQLITDRPHHGTGTQRALTSSL; this comes from the exons atGGCTTTCCCTCAACTGGGGTACCCCCAGTTCCTCAACGCCGCCCACGAGGTGTACGCGGGCGAACGGCCGGCCTCCAGCCGGGAAGGAAGCGGCGAAAGCGGCGTGAGCTCGTCGGCCACAGCCGCCGCCGTCGGCTCCATGCTGGGGATGTACGGGAGCCCGTGGGCGGCTCCCAACTACAGTGCCTTTCTGCCGTATAGCGGAGCGCCGGACCTCGCTCTCATATCTCAAATG GGCTCCCAGTACGAGTTAAAGGACAGCCCGAGTCCCCACCCGGGCTCTCTACCTGTGCACGCCGCTCAAGGTTTCTACCCGTACGGCCAGTATCCCTACGGAGACCCGTCGAGGGCCAAGACCGCCACGCGAGAGACCACCAGCACCCTGAAGGCCTGGCTGCAGGAGCACCAGAAAAATCCTTACCCCACCAAAGGGGAGAAGATCATGCTTGCTATCATTACGAGGATGACACTCACGCAG GTGTCCACGTGGTTCGCAAACGCACGCAGGCGTCTCAAGAAGGAGAACAAGGTGACGTGGGGCCGCAGCGCCGAGGACCGCGACGGACGCATCTTCAGCAGCGACAACGAGGACGAGCCAGGCAAGAACGGCAGCGACGACGACGAAGACGAGGAGATCGACCTGGAGACGGTCGACATCGAAAGACCGGAGGAGCCGCGCGCCGCAGCGGAGCAGGGCTGCAGGAAGGGCGAGAAGGAGTCGGACGTGGCCGGCCGAGAGGCCTCGCCGGAGCCTCGGAGCACCGAAAGCACCAGGACGCTTTCCGCGGACGCGGCTATTTCCCTCAATAAAGCCGCACCTGCGGTCAAACTGGCGGATCGCTCCCCCGGCGGGCAGGAGTGCCAGAGACCGCCGCAGAGCAAACCCAAAATCTGGTCCCTGGCTGAGACCGCCACGGCACCGGACAGCTCGCACAAGAGCTCCCACGCTGCTGCGCACGCGCACCACCCGGCTTTGGCGTCGGCCGCCGGACACCCGGCGCTGCTGCCGGGTCATGGGATATACACGTGCCAGATCGGCAAACTGCACAACTGGGCCAACGCGGCTTTTCTCAACGCCAACTCGCTATTGAACATGAGGTCGCTCCTGGGAGGAGCGCAGGCCGGACACCTGCCCCTGCGCGGGCCCGCGCCCCCCGCGCGCCATGACGCGCACGGACACGGCACTTCCGGGACAGAAGACGACAGTGACGGAGACTCGTCCGGAAGCTTGAGTCCAAAAAGACACG aTGACGACAGCGACCACAGGCCGGATTCACTCAAGTCTCCATTCCAGCTCATCACTGACAG ACCTCACCATGGCACAGGAACACAGCGAGCTCTCACATCATCATTATGA
- the ndufs6 gene encoding NADH dehydrogenase [ubiquinone] iron-sulfur protein 6, mitochondrial: protein MGKQLAATMAAAVTRVLSFSQNVKALVSPLKLSAVAVHRYSVEVSTTGEPITHTGQVYDAEDPKRARFVGRQKEVNQNWAIKLVAEESVTDVEARVVSCDGGGGALGHPKVYINLDKDTKVGTCGYCGLQFKQTHHH from the exons ATGGGAAAACAACTCGCTGCAACAATGGCGGCTGCCGTGACCAGAGTCTTGTCCTTCAGTCAAAACGTAAAGGCGTTAGTTTCTCCTTTGAAACTTTCTGCTGTGGCTGTTCACCGTTACAGCGTGGAGGTCTCCACCACCGGCGAACCCATCACGCACACTGGACAG GTGTACGATGCAGAAGACCCAAAGAGGGCCAGATTCGTTGGCAGACAGAAAGAG GTCAATCAGAACTGGGCCATCAAGTTGGTGGCTGAGGAGAGCGTGACTGACGTGGAGGCCCGCGTAGTGTCCTGCGATGGGGGCGGAGGAGCACTCGGTCACCCCAAAGTCTACATTAACCTG GATAAAGATACAAAAGTGGGCACATGTGGCTACTGCGGATTACAGTTCAAGCAGACTCATCATCACTGA
- the irx4b gene encoding iroquois-class homeodomain protein IRX-4b — protein MAYSQLGYSYSTPSQFLMTTSPLAGCLDPDHQLTSGSSHGVCSPYPKRQAYYNTCTGDATPLYSRGPLQPKGVHMGTSQTAGCYPYEYTFGHYSYDRYGYSSSEGASRRKNATRETTGTLKAWLQEHQKNPYPTKGEKIMLAIITRMTLTQVSTWFANARRRLKKENKVTWSPRACKSSDDRGRDEDSDEAEKSLKGDKDHPDQQSADLQSDLEDFDLLESDVSDCEPKPQFAPEDNEVDANIPQSHLTYNPEPLHGSDRLSPDFKVTTVQEQNSFFSMPDVHHSDIKPKIWSIAHTAASLEPGPEPEYPPCMLSGSSSGSPGFPSNMALPKAERKPESAVDTLREWVDGVFHGAPFQQSKAAWKGSNDAAASSRTQGQPFQLGRSTTSL, from the exons ATGGCTTACTCTCAACTGGGATACTCTTACTCCACTCCATCACAG TTCCTGATGACCACCAGTCCCTTAGCCGGCTGTCTGGATCCGGACCACCAGCTCACCTCTGGCAGCAGCCATGGCGTCTGCAGCCCGTACCCAAAACGCCAAGCTTACTACAACACCTGCACCGGCGACGCCACACCTCTCTATTCCAGA GGACCTTTACAGCCTAAAGGTGTGCACATGGGGACCTCTCAGACGGCCGGCTGCTATCCTTATGAATACACATTTGGCCATTATTCTTATGACAGATACGG TTACTCCTCCTCGGAAGGAGCGTCGCGGCGTAAAAACGCAACCCGGGAAACCACCGGCACCCTGAAGGCCTGGCTGCAGGAGCACCAGAAGAACCCGTACCCGACCAAAGGAGAGAAGATCATGCTGGCTATCATCACCAGGATGACCCTCACACAA gtgTCCACGTGGTTCGCCAACGCCCGCAGGAGGCTGAAGAAGGAGAACAAGGTGACGTGGTCGCCGCGAGCTTGCAAAAGTTCCGACGACAGAGGCCGCGATGAAGACAGCGACGAAGCAGAAAAGTCACTCAAAGGAGACAAAGACCATCCAG ATCAACAGTCTGCCGACCTGCAGAGCGATCTGGAAGACTTCGACCTTCTGGAGTCCGACGTGTCCGACTGTGAGCCGAAGCCGCAGTTCGCACCCGAGGACAATGAAGTCGATGCAAACATTCCACAAAGTCACCTGACGTACAACCCGGAGCCGCTACACGGCTCCGACAGATTGTCACCGGACTTTAAAGTCACAACGGTTCAAGAGCAGAACAGCTTCTTTTCCATGCCAGACGTGCACCATTCAGACATCAAACCCAAAATCTGGTCCATCGCTCACACCGCGGCGTCTCTGGAACCCGGCCCGGAGCCCGAATATCCGCCCTGCATGCTGTCCGGCAGCTCGTCCGGCTCTCCCGGCTTTCCGTCAAACATGGCGCTACCCAAAGCGGAACGGAAGCCGGAATCGGCGGTGGACACGCTGAGGGAGTGGGTGGACGGCGTTTTTCACGGCGCGCCCTTCCAACAGTCAAAAGCGGCGTGGAAAGGTTCGAATGACGCGGCCGCGAGCAGCAGAACGCAAGGGCAACCTTTCCAACTCGGAAGATCGACGACGTCTTTGTAG